The window AGCGATTTCCTGCGCGGTCTCGTCGTTTTGCAACGTATAGATCGAGTTGCGGTGGGCAATTCGCATGTGCGGTTTGCGGAACAGCAGGACGGGGCGGGGGCCTTCCGAGGCCACCTCCATAAATGCAAGCTGAGGACCGAACAGGTGCGGATACGGCGTGCGGATAAAGCGGTGCATCTGTCCTTCGTCATCCATCAGAATAAATTCGGGCAAAACGACCGGATCGTAAAACTGTGTCTTGCCGTCTTCGATGGTTTCCAGCCGATGTTTCAGCATGTCGAACCGAAGTGCATCGACCGAGCGCCATTCGCCGGCTACGGTGCGTACGTAGCCAGGTTGCCAGGTAGGTTCGGCATTCGGAACGGGCAAAAATGTAGTGGTTTGGAGCGGGTGCCAGGGTACGGGCGTCTGGTCAGGCTGAGCGCCGAGTCCCCCGCCAACCAGCAGGCAGAGAAGTAGAAAAAAGCGGTACATGGCAGTGGTGGGTAGTGGTGGTTACCTTTTGCTGGAAGGTACGGCTTCTCTACGTAATCCGATACGTAGAAACGACGCCACGAAAAATCGCTAATTCAAAAGAGTAAGTTAAAAAATGAAGTCAATTTTATTGAGTGAATGGTGTTATGTAAAAAGTGAGTTAAAAAATGAAGTGACTTTTTTAAAATAGATATGAAATAATTAAAAGTTAGTTAAAATCACGAGGTAAGTATTTCAAAAAAATAAATTTTTTCCTTGCATTTATGGTGAGGGTGAGTTAACTAGCAAGCAGTGAAATAATATTTGATTTTTGCTGATTAGGTAGAGATTTAAAGTTGTGTAAATAGGTTTATTTGAAATTAAATTCTGTAAACTGGTGCTGTGGCGGGAGGCCGCAGTGACTGGTTTGCAGGCAGCCTACGCCTTTCCGATTCCGGTTTTTTCCTCGATTGCCACCACCCTGGTTAAAACTGTCGGCACAGATCCCGGGTCATACGTGCCACCTCATTTTCCCACCACCCCTCTTACCTGTATTCTGACAGCCGCCGCGGACGCTTCCGGGCGCGTTGTGCACACCGTGCCTTGCTACGCCGCAGCGCACCGGGGATACCTATGCTTTTCCGATCGGTAGAACGACAGTTTTTAGTGACTATTCAATTCAATTTAATGTAAGCGCATGAGTAAACGATTACTATGGCTAATGCTGCTCACGTTTGTGAGTGTGGCAACCCTCCGTGCCCAGGAGAGAGTAATTACGGGTACCCTGAAAGACGCTACCACCCAGGAGGGTGTGCCGGGCGTCAACGTGTTGGTACAGGGAACAACGACAGGAACCATTACCGACATCGACGGGAAGTATTCGCTACCGGTACCAGCCGACGCAACCATGCTGGTGTATTCGGCCATTGGCTACGAAACCCAAACCGTAGAAATTGGCAATCGGACGAGCATCGACCTCGCCATGAAAGAGAGCATCGAACAGCTTTCGGAAGTGGTAGTGACGGCGTTCGGGATCGAACGTGAAAAGAAAGCCCTGGGGTATACGGTCCAGGAAATCGACGGGAAGGCCTTTGCCGAAGCCAAACAAGCTTCGGTGGTCAACAACCTGTCGGGACGGATCGCCGGGGTGCAGGTCAACAGCAACGGCGGCCCGGGCAGCGGTTCGCAGATTGTGATTCGCGGCTTTTCGTCGGTCGGGGGCAACAACCAGCCCCTGGTGGTGATCGACGGGGTGCCGATGGAAAACGCCAAAGACCCCCTCAGTGCGGACGACAACCGCTTCGGCGGCGGGCTTTCGGAAATCAACCCCGACAACATCGCCAACGTGAGCGTGCTGAAAGGCCCGAACGCAGCGGCCCTCTACGGCTCGCGCGCGGCCAACGGGGTCATTCTGGTCACGACGAAAAACGGCGCACGTACCAAAGGCATCGGGGTAGACCTGAGCGCCAGCATGAGCTTCGAAAATCCGCTTGTGAAGCCTGATTTTCAGGACATTTACGGAGGAGGAAGCGGCTACCGCACGTGGTATGCCGACGGGTGGAGCGGCACGGTCGACGGTTACAAAGGCACGTCCGGAACGGACGAAAGCTGGGGCTCGCCCATGGACGGCCGGCCGGTACGTCAGTGGTGGACCGGTACGGAAACCACGCCGCTGCTGCCTATGCCCGACAACTGGGAGCAACACTGGCGCACGGGCGTGACGCAGACCTACAACGCGGGCATTTCGGCCGGCGGCGAAAAAGGCAGCTTCCGCCTGGGCATCGGCTCGTTCAACCAGACGGGCATCATGGACTTCAACGATTTTCATCGGTACAACTTCCGCTTCAACTCCAACTACGACGTCACCGACAAGCTGAAAGCGAGCATTTCGGCCGAGTACATCAAATCGGGCTCCGACAACCGCAGCTACCAGAGCAGCCAGAACTTCATCTGGCACCACCGGCAGACCGACTACGACAAGCTGCGCAATTGGCGCGATTACGTCGATGTGCACATCCAGCGGCCCGGCGATGATTTGCCGCCCAACTGGCAGCATACGTACTTTACCAACCCGTATTTCCTGCAGGAGATGCTGCCCTACGGCAACGAAAAAGATCGTATGCTCGGCAACCTGGCGCTCACCTATCAGTTTACGCCCTGGCTGTCGCTGATGGCCCGCTCGGGTACGGACGTGTGGTCCGATTCGCGCACGAACATCATCAACTTCGAACGGACCAAAGGCGGCACGTTTACGCCAGGTGCTTTTTCGGAAGAAATGGTCCGCCGCCAGGAAACCAACTCGGACGTAATCCTGACGTTTGACAAAACCATTCAGGATGCCTTTTCGGTCCGGGCGCAACTGGGGGCGGTCAATCGCCGCAATACCGACAAAACCGTCTTTTCGCAGGTAAACCAACTGGTGATCGACGGCATCTATTCGCTGAATAACAACCGGAACCCGAATACAGATCGCAGTTACAAAGGCGAAAAGGTGGTCAACAGCGTGTTCGGTGCCGCAACGTTGGGCTGGCGCAATGCGCTGTTCCTCGACCTGACCGCCCGCAACGACTGGTCGTCGACGCTTCCGGCGGCTAACCGCTCGTTTTTCTACCCCTCCGCTTCGCTCAGCGCCGTGCTGACCGATCTGCTGCCGATCTCCAGCCCGCTTCTGTCGTTCGCCAAAGTGCGGGGCAGCTGGGCGCAGGTGGGTAGCGATACCGAGCCCTATAACCTGCGGGCCACGTACCAGGCCAGCTCGCCCTGGAACGGCAGTGTTCCTGCTTTTTACGAGAGCAACACCATCTTCAATCCGAACCTGAAACCGGAAATTACGACCGGCGTGGAGTTGGGGATTGACCTGCGCTTCCTGAACGGTCGTCTGGGATTGGACGTCACGCACTACAACCAAACCACGCGCGATCAGATTCTGGCGGTTTCCATCTCGCAGGCGTCGGGCTACGCCAGCCGTTACCTGAACGCCGGGGAAATTACCAACAAAGGCTGGGAGGTGATGATCAGCGGAACGCCGGTCAAAACCGCCACCGGCTTTACCTGGGATGTGGCCCTCAACTGGTCGCGTAACCGCAACCAAGTCGTGGAACTGGCCGACGGGCTGACCAACTACGTCCTGTGGACCGAGCGCGGCGTATCGTCCGAAGCACGGGTCGGACAGTCGTACGGTTCCCTGTACGGCATTGCCTACGCCCGCACCGACGACGGACAGATCATTTT is drawn from Catalinimonas alkaloidigena and contains these coding sequences:
- a CDS encoding SusC/RagA family TonB-linked outer membrane protein — its product is MSKRLLWLMLLTFVSVATLRAQERVITGTLKDATTQEGVPGVNVLVQGTTTGTITDIDGKYSLPVPADATMLVYSAIGYETQTVEIGNRTSIDLAMKESIEQLSEVVVTAFGIEREKKALGYTVQEIDGKAFAEAKQASVVNNLSGRIAGVQVNSNGGPGSGSQIVIRGFSSVGGNNQPLVVIDGVPMENAKDPLSADDNRFGGGLSEINPDNIANVSVLKGPNAAALYGSRAANGVILVTTKNGARTKGIGVDLSASMSFENPLVKPDFQDIYGGGSGYRTWYADGWSGTVDGYKGTSGTDESWGSPMDGRPVRQWWTGTETTPLLPMPDNWEQHWRTGVTQTYNAGISAGGEKGSFRLGIGSFNQTGIMDFNDFHRYNFRFNSNYDVTDKLKASISAEYIKSGSDNRSYQSSQNFIWHHRQTDYDKLRNWRDYVDVHIQRPGDDLPPNWQHTYFTNPYFLQEMLPYGNEKDRMLGNLALTYQFTPWLSLMARSGTDVWSDSRTNIINFERTKGGTFTPGAFSEEMVRRQETNSDVILTFDKTIQDAFSVRAQLGAVNRRNTDKTVFSQVNQLVIDGIYSLNNNRNPNTDRSYKGEKVVNSVFGAATLGWRNALFLDLTARNDWSSTLPAANRSFFYPSASLSAVLTDLLPISSPLLSFAKVRGSWAQVGSDTEPYNLRATYQASSPWNGSVPAFYESNTIFNPNLKPEITTGVELGIDLRFLNGRLGLDVTHYNQTTRDQILAVSISQASGYASRYLNAGEITNKGWEVMISGTPVKTATGFTWDVALNWSRNRNQVVELADGLTNYVLWTERGVSSEARVGQSYGSLYGIAYARTDDGQIIFENGLPTTNPTLQVIGNITPKWLGGLNNTFTYKGISLSALIDTRWGGDIFDMGSSLMRNDGIVEETAVGREEGVIGLGVMNVGSAESPVYVPNTVVADATTFYKRYSGRQYHEAGVFDASYIKLRQASLSYQLPSSLFEHIFIKSARISAVGRNLAILYRRTPHIDPEVDEKGGNRQGYTYGTLPSSRSIGFNVNLSF